A region from the Equus asinus isolate D_3611 breed Donkey chromosome 3, EquAss-T2T_v2, whole genome shotgun sequence genome encodes:
- the CSN3 gene encoding kappa-casein produces MKSFFLVVNILALTLPFLGAEVQNQEQPTCRKNDERFFDLKTVKYIPVYYVLNSSPRNEPIYYQHRLAVLINNQHMPYQYYARPAAVRPHVQIPQWQVLPNIYPSTVVRHPRPHPSFIAIPPKKLQEKTVIPKINTIATVEPTPIPTPEPTVNNAVIPDASSEFIIASTPETTTVPVTSPVV; encoded by the exons ATGAAGAGTTTTTTCCTAGTTGTGAATATCCTGGCATTAACTTTGCCTTTTTTG GGTGCAGAGGTGCAAAACCAGGAACAACCAACA TGCCGTAAGAATGATGAAAGGTTTTTCGATCTGAAAACAGTCAAATATATCCCAGTTTATTATGTGCTGAATAGCTCTCCTCGTAATGAACCCATCTACTACCAACATAGACTAGCTGTACTAATTAATAATCAACATATGCCTTACCAATATTATGCAAGACCAGCTGCAGTTAGGCCACATGTCCAAATTCCTCAATGGCAAGTCCTGCCAAATATCTACCCATCCACTGTGGTACGTCATCCACGCCCGCATCCATCATTTATTGCCATTCCTCCAAAGAAACTTCAGGAGAAAACAGTCATCCCTAAGATCAATACTATTGCTACTGTTGAGCCTACACCTATTCCTACCCCTGAACCAACAGTGAACAATGCAGTCATTCCAGACGCCTCCTCAGAATTCATCATCGCCAGCACACCTGAGACTACCACAGTTCCAGTTACTTCACCTGTGGTCTAA